The Pseudomonas sp. FP2309 genome has a window encoding:
- a CDS encoding YjbF family lipoprotein, with protein sequence MNTLKIAACVGVACLLAGCNPLMQASLDTFKAAVVGPAPLALTRAQVDAVPFPQIKVTTVSSEGVMALIRQRGDLQFWVASGKQVLLLRNGLVVRTVGLGADLDGTRWQGQSPFQQGLHRLPQGYRSTRQIDLVGGYQLGIDVTSRITRKGIETVEILDKAYALLRVDEDIEVGDFRARNRYWVDPNDGFIVQSEQHLTPRLTLTITQLQPTRKDAP encoded by the coding sequence GTGAACACTCTTAAGATCGCCGCCTGCGTGGGCGTCGCGTGCCTGCTGGCCGGCTGTAACCCATTGATGCAGGCCTCCCTGGACACCTTCAAAGCGGCCGTGGTCGGGCCGGCGCCGCTGGCGTTGACCAGGGCCCAGGTGGACGCGGTGCCGTTCCCCCAGATCAAAGTCACCACGGTGTCCAGCGAAGGGGTGATGGCGCTGATTCGCCAACGTGGCGACCTGCAATTCTGGGTGGCCTCCGGCAAGCAGGTGCTGTTGTTGCGCAACGGTCTGGTGGTGCGCACGGTGGGCTTGGGCGCTGACCTTGATGGCACCCGTTGGCAAGGCCAGTCGCCGTTCCAGCAAGGCTTGCACCGGCTGCCGCAGGGTTATCGCAGCACCCGCCAGATCGACCTGGTGGGCGGTTATCAGCTGGGCATCGACGTCACCAGCCGTATAACGCGCAAGGGCATCGAGACCGTCGAGATTCTCGACAAAGCCTATGCCTTGCTGCGGGTCGACGAAGACATCGAAGTGGGCGACTTTCGGGCGCGTAACCGTTACTGGGTCGACCCCAACGACGGGTTTATCGTGCAAAGCGAGCAACACCTGACGCCCCGCCTGACGCTGACCATCACCCAACTGCAACCGACCCGCAAGGACGCGCCATGA
- a CDS encoding polysaccharide biosynthesis/export family protein has translation MKRMFSMAVVVAALVQGCMFAPGQYMNTAALTEEGGAQDSRVELIPITPKLLAMDAATQVPYSIAAPLLNYKPGPYLIGPNDALYITVWDHPELTAPSGPQQQIDANGRLVSPEGNLFYPYVGELVAKGRSIEALRSEITDKLRQYIDNPQVDVSVLRFASQKVVISGAVVKAGPVPITTIAMNVSEALGVAGIDPINADLSNLTLTRDGKRYTLDLDTLNLDASRLNEVYLKDGDQLYLAYNDRKRIYVMGEVMQPRALSFKTRSMNLSDVLGSVGGVNQNTSNADAIYVIRGAQNIAVEPAKVFQLQATSPSAMALATRFDVQPQDVVFVGPANITRWNRVISQLMPSASIIGIGASTQNNLSEASSR, from the coding sequence ATGAAGCGTATGTTTTCTATGGCCGTGGTGGTCGCCGCCTTAGTGCAAGGTTGTATGTTTGCGCCGGGCCAATATATGAACACGGCGGCCTTGACCGAGGAGGGTGGGGCGCAAGACAGTCGTGTGGAGTTAATTCCGATCACTCCCAAGTTATTGGCCATGGACGCTGCGACGCAAGTGCCTTATTCCATTGCGGCGCCCTTGTTGAATTATAAGCCGGGGCCTTATCTGATCGGTCCCAATGACGCGTTGTATATCACTGTATGGGATCACCCTGAGCTGACCGCGCCGTCGGGGCCACAACAACAGATCGATGCCAACGGCCGTTTGGTCAGCCCCGAGGGCAATCTGTTTTACCCCTATGTGGGCGAATTGGTCGCCAAGGGCCGCTCCATTGAAGCGCTGCGCAGCGAGATCACCGACAAGCTGCGCCAGTACATCGACAACCCTCAGGTGGATGTCAGTGTGTTGCGCTTTGCCAGCCAGAAAGTGGTGATCAGCGGCGCGGTGGTCAAGGCCGGTCCCGTACCGATCACCACCATCGCCATGAACGTCAGCGAGGCCTTGGGTGTGGCCGGTATCGACCCAATCAATGCCGACCTGTCGAACCTGACGCTCACCCGTGACGGCAAGCGCTACACCCTTGATCTGGACACCCTCAACCTGGACGCATCGCGCTTGAACGAGGTGTACCTCAAGGACGGTGACCAGTTGTACCTGGCCTACAACGACCGCAAGCGCATCTATGTGATGGGGGAGGTCATGCAGCCCCGCGCCCTGAGCTTCAAGACGCGCAGCATGAACCTGTCCGATGTACTGGGCTCGGTCGGCGGCGTGAACCAGAACACCTCCAACGCCGACGCCATTTACGTGATTCGCGGTGCGCAGAACATCGCGGTTGAACCGGCCAAAGTGTTCCAGCTGCAAGCCACCTCGCCGTCGGCCATGGCCCTGGCCACACGGTTTGATGTGCAGCCTCAGGATGTGGTGTTTGTCGGACCCGCCAATATCACGCGCTGGAACCGTGTGATCAGCCAGTTGATGCCCTCTGCGTCGATCATTGGCATCGGTGCGTCCACCCAGAACAACCTGAGCGAAGCCAGCAGCCGATAG
- a CDS encoding capsule biosynthesis GfcC family protein, which produces MSVRRVGALLLFCGCASVCQAAMTVSGEVRNPGPVPLHSGARLLDVITAAQPDAQGYWLGAAWLRQGLLMQQTRLKAGVLFDLDVLHQAALAAGREARARAAARLYQQVLVLPVTGRQVAMLDPVAVEVGFAPNPLVDDGDRLVYPPRPARVQVLGAVAAPCSLPFTPLQPARAYLDACPPSAQADVDYLWLIQPDGAVTRLGIAAWNREDGAPPAPGSTLLVPIRNDDLDPPTPELNQQLAEFLATQPQAEVTP; this is translated from the coding sequence ATGAGTGTTCGACGAGTTGGCGCGCTGCTGCTGTTTTGCGGCTGCGCCAGTGTGTGCCAGGCCGCGATGACGGTCAGTGGCGAAGTGCGCAACCCAGGGCCGGTCCCGTTGCACAGCGGAGCGCGCCTGCTTGACGTTATCACCGCCGCGCAACCGGACGCCCAAGGCTATTGGCTGGGCGCGGCCTGGCTGCGCCAAGGGTTGCTGATGCAGCAGACCCGGCTCAAGGCCGGTGTGTTATTTGACCTTGACGTGCTGCACCAGGCTGCTTTGGCGGCGGGGCGCGAGGCGCGTGCACGAGCGGCGGCCAGGCTTTATCAGCAGGTGCTGGTCTTGCCGGTTACCGGTCGTCAGGTGGCGATGCTCGACCCGGTGGCGGTGGAGGTGGGGTTTGCGCCCAACCCGTTGGTCGATGACGGCGACCGCCTGGTCTACCCGCCCAGGCCCGCGCGCGTACAGGTGCTGGGCGCGGTGGCCGCACCGTGCAGCCTGCCATTCACGCCGCTGCAGCCGGCACGTGCTTACCTCGACGCCTGCCCGCCATCGGCCCAGGCGGATGTCGATTACCTGTGGCTGATCCAGCCCGACGGCGCCGTCACGCGCCTGGGCATCGCCGCGTGGAACCGCGAAGACGGCGCGCCGCCCGCGCCTGGCAGCACCTTGCTGGTGCCGATCCGCAACGACGATCTGGACCCACCCACCCCGGAACTGAATCAGCAACTGGCCGAGTTTCTGGCCACCCAACCCCAGGCCGAGGTCACGCCTTGA